A portion of the Mytilus galloprovincialis chromosome 12, xbMytGall1.hap1.1, whole genome shotgun sequence genome contains these proteins:
- the LOC143054195 gene encoding uncharacterized protein LOC143054195, with protein MANVKEETGSLEKIPDEDETISPENAPSTDETVNAETVPVADAENVSPSNECELWENENKTDEKTHEENNSALNGLEKSEDPEKSEDPEPTDTVVEVRKIRKSQTRKNKMKERSKKNKKNKNSSIEEKQNGENNLSENEKNDIAVAVDAIDKINDEEQKIEKRSSRRPILILGVIIVLVIIGAGLFLLDFYLEIFGSKSEEIAQVEDGALISGVTTEDYLDITTTKDSVPVVPSVRRAPITRFKR; from the exons ATGGCGAACGTTAAGGAAGAAACAGGTAGTTTGGAAAAAATTCCCGATGAGGATGAAACTATTAGTCCAGAAAATGCACCTTCTACGGACGAAACTGTCAATGCCGAAACTGTACCAGTTGCAGATGCCGAAAATGTTTCGCCATCTAACGAGTGTGAACTTTGGGAAAATGAGAATAAAACTGACGAAAAAACACATGAAGAAAACAATTCAGCATTGAATGGATTAGAGAAGTCGGAAGATCCGGAAAAGTCAGAAGATCCGGAACCTACAGATACAGTAGTAGAAGTCAGAAAAATACGAAAG AGTCAAACTAGAAAGaacaaaatgaaagaaagaagcaaaaagaataaaaagaataaaaatagcAGCATAGAGGAAAAGCAAAACGGAGAAAACAATTTGTCAGAAAACGAGA AAAATGACATTGCTGTAGCAGTAGACGCCATAGATAAAATAAACGACGAAGAACAGAAAATAGAAAAACGAAGTTCCCGACGACCTATACTTATTCTAGGTGTTATAATTGTGCTCGTGATCATTGGAGCTGGTCTATTTCTTTTAG ATTTTTACTTAGAAATTTTCGGATCAAAATCAGAAGAGATAGCACAAGTAGAAG ACGGGGCCCTAATTAGTGGAGTGACAACTGAAGATTACCTGGATATCACAACAACCAAAGATTCTGTTCCTGTTG TGCCAAGTGTAAGGAGAGCACCGATTACAAGGTTCAAACGTTAA